The Hyla sarda isolate aHylSar1 unplaced genomic scaffold, aHylSar1.hap1 scaffold_2017, whole genome shotgun sequence DNA segment CAATCCCCCTCCTCACAGACTGCATGTActtattatatataacacaatccccctcctcacagactgcatgtacttattatatataacacaatcccctcctcacagactgcatgtacttattatatataacacaatccccctcctcacagactgcatgtacttattatatataacacaatcccctcctcacagactgcatgtacttattatatataacacaatccccctcctcacagactgcgtgtatttattatatatataacacaatccccctcctcacagactgcatgtacttattatatataacacaatccccctcctcacagACTGCATGTACTTATTACACATAacacaatccccctcctcacagACTGCATGTACTTATTACACATAacacaatccccctcctcacagACTGCATGTACTTATTACATATAACACAATCCCCTCCTCACAGACTGCATGTACTTATTACATATAACACAATCCCCTCCTCACAGACTGCGTGTACTTATTACATATAacacaatccccctcctcacagactgcatgtacttattatatataacacaatccccctcctcacagACTGCATGTACTTATTATATATAACACAGTCCCCCTCCTCACAGACTGCATGTACTTATTACACATAACACAATCCCCCCTCCTCACAGACTCCATGTActtattatatataacacaatcccctcctcacagactgcatgtacttattatatataacacaatccccctcctcacagactgcatgtacttattatatataacacaatccccctcctcacagactgcatgtacttattatatataacacaatccccctcctcacagactgcgtgtacttattatatataacacagtccccctcctcacagactgcgtgtacttattatatataacacagtcccccctcctcacagactgcatgtacttattatacataacacaatccccctcctcacagactgcatgtacttattatatataacacagtccccctcctcacagactgcgtgtacttattatatataacacaatccccctcctcacagACTGCATGTACTTATTATATAGAACACAATCCCCTCCTCACAGACTGCATGTActtattatatataacacaattcccctcctcacagactgcatgtacttattatatataacacaatccccctcctcacagACTGCATGTACTTATTATATAGAACACAATCCCCTCCTCACAGACTGCATGTACTTATTATATATAACACAGTCCCCCTCCTCACAGACTGCATGTActtattatatataacacaatccCCTCCTCACAGACTGCATGTACTTATTACACATAACACAATCCCCTCCTCACAGACTGCATGTActtattatatataacacaatccCCTACTCACAGACTGCATGTActtattatatataacacaatccccctcctcacagACTGCATGTACTTATTATATAGAACACAATCCCCTCCTCACAGACTTCATGTACTTATTATATATAACACAGTCCCCCTCCTCACAGACTGCATATACTTATTATATATAACACAGTCCCCTCCTCACAGACTGCATGTACTTATTACATATAACACAGTCCCCTCCTCACAGACTGCATGTACTTATTATACATAACACAGTCCCCTCCTCACAGACTGCATGTActtattatatataacacaatccccctcctcacagACTGCATGTACTTATTACATATAACACAATCCCCCCTCCTCACAGACTGCATGTActtattatatataacacaatccccctcctcacagactgcatgtacttattatatataacacaatcccctcctcacagactgcatgtacttattatatataacacagtccccctcctcacagactgcgtgtacttattatatataacacagtcccctcctcacagactgcatgtacttattatatataacacagtccccctcctcacagactgcatgtacttattatatataacacagtcccctcctcacagactgcatgtacttattatatataacacagtccccctcctcacagactgcatgtacttattatatataacacagtccccctcctcacagactgcatgtacttattatatataacacaatcccctcctcacagactgcatgtacttattatatataacacaatcccctcctcacagactgtatatacttattatatataacacaatccccctcctcacagACTGCATGTACTTATTATATATAACACAGTCCCCTCCTCACAGACTGCATGTACTTATTATATATAACACAGTCCCCCCTCACAGACTGCATGTActtattatatataacacaatcccctcctcacagactgtatatacttattatatataACACAGTCCCCCTCCTCACAGACTGCTTACACTTATTGCGGTTCTTTCTTTGCTCCAGGACAAGATGTCGGAGCCGCACAGACCCCAGAGGAAGATGTCCCGGACGGGCTGCTCCTTGTACAAGGTGCTGGGTCTGGAGAAGGGCGCCTCGCAGGACGACATCAAGAAAGCGTACCGGTAAGGCTGATCGCCGCCGCCTccacacacaggtttttttttagagTTTTGCAGCAGTGTTTTTATTTCTTCAGATTACTGCAGTGTGTGCTCAGGGAGGGGTAACAGCTGCCCTAGTGTgtggctgaccccccccccccccccgaggtgtGATACACGTGCTGCTGCAGCGTATAGTGACATCGTATGTCTACCTTATTAGTTATCTACCAATATAGGATGTAAAGTGCAATTGTaccacaggtgaatacaatccattgttccctgttatcagccagaaCAGACGGCTTATATTGTGATATGTCCTTGTGGGCCCAGGGTCTCTGACTGCGCTTATCTAATTCTGGGAATAGGGTGCGCTGTGACTAGTGTGTATGGAGTCTACTGTGCACAGAGCGCAGGAACAGGGCCCCAATGTGACCGCTGGAGGGGTCTAATGGGCCTCAGACCACAGGACAGGAGCCCCAATGTGactgctggaggggggggggtctaatgggcCTCAGACCACAGGACAGGAGCCCCAATGTGactgctggagggggggggggggtctaatgggcCTCAGACCACAGGACAGGAGCCCCAATGTGactgctggagggggggggggtctaatgggcCTCAGACCACAGGACAGGAGCCCCAATGTGtctgctggagggggggggggaggactaatGGGCCATActggggaggtgatggggcatgctgatgtgactagtgtgggggggggggggctgatgtgactgggggggggggcaggctgacgtgactgggggggggggcaggctgacgtgactggggggggggggcaggctgacgtgactggggggggggggcaggctgacgtgactgggggggggggcaggctgacgtgactgggggggggggcaggctgacgtgactggggggggggggcaggctgacgtgactggggggggggcaggctgacgtgactgggggggggggcaggctgacgtgactggggggggggggcaggctgacgtgactgggggggggggcaggctgacgtgactgggggggggggggcaggctgaCGTGACTGGGGGGGGTGGCAGGCTgacgtgactggggggggggtggcaggctGACGTGACTGGGGGGGGTGGCAGGCTgacgtgactgggggggggggcaggctgacgtgactgggggtgggggggcaggctGACGTGACTGGGGGGGGCAGGCTgacgtgactgggggggggggcaggctgaCGTGACTGGGGGGGGGCAGGCTGACGTGACTGGGGGGGGCAGGCTGACGTGACTGGGGGGGGCAGGCTgacgtgactggggggggggcaggctgacgtgactagtggggggggggcaggctgacgtgactagtggggggggggggcaggctgaTGTGGGGACCTTCTCGTGTGATGGCCTTTGCTCTCTTGCCGTTTCCTTAGGAAACTTGCCTTACGGTATCATCCAGACAAGAACCCCGACAATCCAGAGGCTGCTGAGAAGTTTAAGGAAATCAATAACGCCAACACCACGCTGAGCGACGAAAACAAGCGCAAGATTTACGATGAGTACGGCTCCATGGGTCTCTACGTGGCCGAGCAGTTCGGGGAGGAAAGCGTCAAGTACTACTTCCTGATGTCTAAGTGCTGGTTCAAGGTGAGGATGGAGGTCACATGACTATGGAGTATTGTCAGGGTGGCATGGATTTTGTGAGGTATGGCAGTATAGTAGGGTTGCAGTATAGTTGGTGTATAGTGGGTGTATagtggggggtgcagtgtgtgtagGTGTACGGTAATGGCAGAATAGTAGGGTTGCAGTATAGCtgctgtacagtatggcagtatagtgggggtgcagtgtgtgtagGTGTACGGTATGGCAGTATagtggggggtgcagtgtgtgtaggtgtacagtatggcagtatagtgggggtgcagtgtgtgtagGTTGTACGGTATGGCAGTATAGTGGGGGTGCAGTAGGTGTACGGTATGGCAGTATAGTGGGGATGCAGTGTGTGTAGGTGTACGGTATGGCAGTATAGTGGGGGTGCAGTAGGTGTACGGTATGGCAGTATAGTTGGGGTGCAGTGTGTaggtgtacagtatggcagtatagtaggggtgcagtgtgtgtagGTGTACGATATGGCAGTATAGAAGGGTTGCAGTATAGCtgctgtacagtatggcagtatattAGGGTTGCAGTATAGTTGGTTTATAGTGGGGGTGGCAGTGTGTGTAGGTTTACGGTATGGCAGTATATTAGGGTTGCAGTATAGTtggtgtacagtatggcagtatagtGGGGGATGCAGTGTGTGTAGGTGTACGGTATGGCAGTATAGTAGGGTTGCAGTATAGTTGGTGTACGGTATGGCAGTATATTAGGGTTGCAGTATAGTTGGTGTATAGTAGGGGTGCATTGTGTGTAGGTGTACGGTATGGCAGTATAGTAGGGGTGCATTGTGTGTAGGTGTACGGTATGGCAGTATAgtaggggtgcagtgtgtgtagGTGTACGGTATGGCAGTATAgtaggggtgcagtgtgtgtagGTGTACGGTATGGCAGTATAGTAGGGTTGCAGTATAGTtggtgtacagtatggcagtatagtAGGGTTGCAGTATAGCtgctgtacagtatggcagtatactcttgatgatgatgatgtcccTCTATGTCCCAGGGCCTGGTGGTCTGCTTCAGTATCATCTcgtgctgttgctgctgctgttgctgctgtttCTGCTGCGGTCGGTGTAAACCTCCTGAGGAAGAAGATGATTCCTATAAGTGTGTGAACCCCGAGGACCTGGAGGCCCAGATCCGTGCGGAGGACGGTGAGTGTCTCTGCCGCTTCTCACCCGTCTCCGGTTACTGGTTATGGCTAATGCTTGTGCCCGTCTGTTGTAGGTGACGTCATCAACATGCAGCCGTCCTCGGGGGCCCCCGTCTACCCTGCGCAGCAGAGTTCCTAGAGCAGTAAGTATGGCGCCCCCATGAGGCAGCATTACTGACCCCACTGAGTCCTCCATAACATTGTTGTTTCCTGACAGGCCCCCGGACCTCCCAGTGGTATCGGACAGGATCCTCTTCTTGTCACTTCTGGAGACCCCAATTTCGTGCTCTTGTGGAGGAGACGGGTGGTCCTACACGACATATAGCACTTTCTGCAGCATCACCAGGTTCTTCTCCGTTTGTCGCCTTCAAGCAGCTCCTGCGAGGATAAGGAGGCGACGACTGACTGTGAATGGGAAGAGTCACCAAAGACTTGTGTGTGGCCCTTTCTTCCTTCTATGGATGAGGAGCACAGAGGGGCCCTCGCCCCAGCAGTGGACCCGCAGCTTTGTACTTTACAGACGTTCTCTTTCATGGCTCGTGACCCTTCCCGTACCGTCTTCCCCGCCCTCTCCTTCCTTTATGTTGAAGTGACAAGGGCTATTAACCAAACGTGGGGCTTaaggcaaaccccccccccccaatccatgTCCAACCGCTGCCCCCACCTCCCTGTACTGGTCGACATTTCTGAGGGCCCGTCCCATCCAGCTTCTGGTTTCTTACTTTAAACTTGATGCCAATGACTATGTGGGACAATAGCTGCGGCCTCGTCCTTCACCGTCGTCTTGACCCCCTGCCCCCCCATTACCCCACAACTTTGCACAATGAATCTGTGAAGTATTGGGCACTTTGTCCCGGACGAGCCTCCGGATGTGTTTTTATACTTTTATGTCTCCTGTGCTGGTCAGCTGATGTCTCCTCTGCTCCGGTATTGGAGGCCGCGCAGCCGCTCGTCGCCCCTGGACTGTTGGGCAGTGCGGTGTATGGGACGCTCCAGATCTGGCCCTATAATCATGTcctgtgtagatatatatatatatacgttgcACCTCATCCCATACCTCTTCTTTCGTTCTGTATCCTTTCACTGTGACTGCGGCGCTCATCATGGCGGTGATGTCCATCCTGGGAACAGATCATTCTGGAGAAATTCGTACATGGGTTTTTATTGCCAAATGTCTCGTTTTATCACCAGCAGTTGCCAATGAAGCGTCGGCGGTGGGAAAGTCTCGTAGTGTCATGGAGGTTTAATAAAATGCAAGCGCTCCCCCATTGGACCCCCATGTCTTTTTCATTCATATACtgtatggtggatggtgattggCGGACTGCGGCGCTGACTGTGGGGTAATCGGCAGCCTGgcacgggggataagatgtctgatggcagggggcccccacgatctctgtgcagcacccgcattctgtcccggagacatgacgtcacgccaagaccccgtcacgccccctccaatagacatgaatggaggggcgtgacttcacgaggAGGCATCGTGTTACGTCTACAGTGCCGGAGGTTTCTGGGCCTGGAGACGCAGTCCCAGTAGcctccccccgatcagacatcttatcccatatcataCGTACATGGGTTTTTATTGCCAAATGTCTCGTTTTATCACCAGCAGTTGCCAATGAAGCGTCGGCGGTGGGAAAGTCTCGTAGTGTCATGGAGGTTTAATAAAATGCAAGCGCTCCCCCATTGGACCCCCATGTCTTTTTCATTCATGTACtgtatggtggatggtgattggCGGACTGCGGCGCTGACTGTGGGGTAATCGGCAGCCTGGCACTgacggggttaaaggggtattccaggcaaagacatcttatcccccatccaaaggatagaggataagatgtgtgatcgcagggggcccccgcaatctctgtgtagtacctgcattctgtgccagagacatgacatcacgccaagccccctccattcatgtctatgggagggagcgtgacggccttcacgccccctcccatagacatgaaaggagggggcgtggcgtgatggcaCGAGGAGGCGTGGCGTTACGTCTCAAGTGTCGGAGGTTTCTTGGCCTGGAGACGTagccccccgatcagacatcttatcccttatcatttagatggggataagatgtttttgcccggaatataccttttaaaggggtactccggtggaaacctttttatttttttaatttttttatatatatatatatatttttttaaatcaactggtgccagaaagttaatccagatttgtaaatcacttctattaaaaaaatcttaatccctccagtacttattagcggctgtatactacagaggaaattcttttcattttgggttTCTCGTCTGTCacaaacacagagctttctgtgctctctgctgacccctgctgtccattttaggaactgtccagagtaggagaaaatccccatagcaaacatatgcttcccaggacagttcctaaaatggacagagatgtcagcagagagcactgtggtcatgacagacaAGAAATCCTAcaatcctttgtagtatacaggtgctatgtactggaaggattaagattttttaatagaagtaatttacaaatctgtttcattttctggcatcagttgataaaaataaaaaaaagttttccactggagtacccctttaatatagctcCTCCTTGGACCCTTGTTTTTGGATTGTGTCATGTTGTGTATCATTGTGTGACTCAGTGTCACCTGCTGTATGTGACAGCTGCggacccctctcccccccccaccccccgtccCGTCCTCTCGTCACTGTTCGTTCTCATCCAGCAGCTAAAAATACCCCCGGAATTCCTGAGCCCCTCCTGATTGTTAACCCTGTCTGGGCCGCAGGTCATGTACCGGCAGTGGACATCAGGTCTGGGATATCTTATTTCCCTACATAGCGAGGGGTTAACAGGGTCTCTTCCCGCCCCGATGTGTGTGATAAGAGACTCTAAACTTAGACAGTCTGTGGTCTGATGAGTGAGCGCAGGTCTCGTGCAGTCACCGTTCTGCGTTGTGTCCACAGACGCTGCTGAGGGATGAATTTTGCGGTAGGATTTAAGTCTTTGGGGGGGGACACTCAGACCATGGACAACCTGGAGAAGCAGCTGATCTGCCCCATCTGCCTGGAGATGTTTACCAAACCTGTGGTGATCCTGCCGTGCCAGCATAACCTGTGCCGCAAGTGCGCCAACGACATATTCCAGGTATTGAGGCCGCTGTAATTGTCGTACGCGATACCCGTCTATTGTGAAGGGTTGGGGAGCTTCCTTACCCTATACCTGTCTATTGTGAAGGGTTCGGGGAGCTTCCTTACTATACCTGTCTATTGTGAAGGGTCGGGGAGCTTCCTTACCCTATACCTGTCTATTGTGAAGGGTCGGGGAGCTTCCTTACCCTATACCTGTCTATTGTGAAGGGTCGGGGAGCTTCCTTGCGCTATACCTGTCTATTGTGAAGGGTCGGGGAGCTTCCTTACTATACCTGTCTATTGTGAAGGGTCGGGGAGCTTCCTTGCGCTATACCTGTCTATTGTGAAGGGTTGGGGAGCTTCCTTACTATACCTGTCTATTGTGAAGGGTTGGGGAGCTTCCTTACTATACCTGTCTATTGTGAAGGGTTGGGGAGCTTCCTTACTATGCCGCTCTATTGTGAAGGGTCGGGGAGCTTCCTTACTATACCTGTCTATTGTGAAGGGTCGGGGAGCTTCCTTACTCTATACCTGTCTATTGTGAAGGGTCGGGGAGCTTCCTTACTATGCCGGTCTATTGTGAAGGGTCGGGGAGCTTCCTTACTCTATACCTGTCTATTGTGAAGGGTCGGGGAGCTTCCTTACTCTATACCTGTCTATTGTGAAGGGTCGGGGAGCTTCCTTACTATGCCGGTCTATTGTGAAGGGTCGGGGAGCTTCCTTACTATACCTGTCTATTGTGAAGGGTCGGGGAGCTTCCTTACTATACCTGTCTATTGTGAAGGGTCGGGGAGCTTCCTTACTCTATACCTGTCTATTGTGAAGGGTTGGGGAGCTTCCTTACTATGCCGGTCTATTGTGAAGGGTCGGGGAGCTTCCTTACTCTATACCTGTCTATTGTGAAGGGTCGGGGAGCTTCCTTACTCTATACCTGTCTATTGTGAAGGGTTGGGGAGCTTCCTTACTGTGGTGTCAACATTAAGACTTATTGGTTGCATACATGGTGGAACACATCTTTGTAAAGGGTCTGGAGGGTTCATGGCTTGGTTTATGTGTAGACTGAAGGGTCTACGGCTTAAGGAGTGTAGACTGGAGAATCTACGGCTTAGTGTGAGTGGAGACTGTGGAGAGCCTTAGTGTGAGTGTAAGCTTATACATCAGCTTATCCCGGTTTTTCCTATAATAGAACTTTTATAGACTTGTCATTCGTGAGACATGTAACCGGACGCCACTTTATAAGATCTTGTGATGTTTACGGCCGAGACAGCTGAGTGCCACGTCTTCATCCACATTACAGCTGAGT contains these protein-coding regions:
- the LOC130317748 gene encoding dnaJ homolog subfamily C member 5-like, with amino-acid sequence MSEPHRPQRKMSRTGCSLYKVLGLEKGASQDDIKKAYRKLALRYHPDKNPDNPEAAEKFKEINNANTTLSDENKRKIYDEYGSMGLYVAEQFGEESVKYYFLMSKCWFKGLVVCFSIISCCCCCCCCCFCCGRCKPPEEEDDSYKCVNPEDLEAQIRAEDGDVINMQPSSGAPVYPAQQSS